From Nonlabens sp. Ci31, the proteins below share one genomic window:
- the gmd gene encoding GDP-mannose 4,6-dehydratase, protein MSVQHPKVALITGVTGQDGAYLSEFLLKKGYEVHGIKRRASLFNTDRIDHLYQDPHETDVKFKLHYGDLTDTTNLTRIIKETQPDEIYNLAAMSHVQVSFEMPEYTANADGIGALRILESVRILGLEKKTKIYQASTSELYGKVQEIPQSETTPFYPRSPYAVAKMYAYWATVNYREAYGMFACNGILFNHESPVRGETFVTRKITRATSKIVKGLQDKVYLGNLDAKRDWGHAKDYVRMMWMILQHDEPEDWVIATGTTTSVRDFVHMAFQYVGIVLEFTGEGVEEKGTVKSCSNPEYQLEIGKEVVAVDPRYFRPTEVDLLIGDPTKAKEKLGWVPEIALQELVNDMMQSDLHLMSREEYLKSGGYRINNYFE, encoded by the coding sequence ATGTCTGTACAGCATCCCAAAGTAGCACTAATCACTGGAGTAACCGGTCAAGACGGTGCTTATTTAAGTGAGTTTTTATTAAAAAAAGGATATGAAGTACACGGTATCAAACGCCGTGCTTCCTTATTCAATACAGATCGTATTGATCACTTGTATCAAGACCCACATGAGACTGATGTAAAGTTCAAATTACATTATGGTGATCTAACTGATACGACTAACCTTACTAGAATCATCAAAGAAACGCAGCCAGACGAGATTTATAATCTTGCGGCGATGTCACATGTACAAGTTTCTTTTGAAATGCCAGAATACACTGCAAATGCCGATGGTATAGGCGCTTTGCGTATTTTAGAATCGGTTAGAATTTTAGGACTGGAGAAGAAGACCAAAATCTATCAAGCTTCTACATCAGAGTTATACGGTAAAGTTCAAGAAATTCCGCAATCAGAGACCACACCATTTTATCCGCGTAGTCCTTATGCGGTGGCAAAGATGTATGCGTATTGGGCGACGGTGAATTACCGCGAGGCTTACGGCATGTTTGCTTGTAATGGGATTCTTTTTAATCATGAATCTCCTGTACGAGGAGAGACTTTTGTCACTAGAAAAATTACTCGGGCGACTTCTAAAATTGTCAAAGGTCTTCAAGATAAAGTCTATCTAGGAAACCTAGACGCCAAACGCGATTGGGGTCACGCCAAAGATTATGTGCGCATGATGTGGATGATCTTACAACACGATGAACCAGAAGATTGGGTGATTGCTACAGGAACGACTACTAGTGTGCGTGATTTTGTGCATATGGCTTTTCAATACGTAGGTATAGTCCTAGAATTTACTGGTGAAGGAGTGGAGGAAAAAGGAACTGTGAAATCTTGTTCCAATCCAGAGTACCAACTAGAAATAGGGAAAGAGGTAGTAGCCGTAGATCCACGATATTTCCGCCCCACAGAAGTTGATTTATTGATAGGTGACCCTACAAAAGCCAAAGAAAAATTAGGATGGGTTCCAGAAATAGCGCTTCAAGAACTGGTAAACGACATGATGCAAAGCGACTTGCATTTGATGTCTAGAGAAGAATATTTGAAAAGTGGCGGTTACCGCATCAATAACTATTTTGAATAA
- the rfbD gene encoding dTDP-4-dehydrorhamnose reductase codes for MKILITGANGMLGTAVKAVLQDQELFCFSSKDLDITCSFQLDQKIKHLRPDYIINCAAYTAVDLAENEQDKAYKINALAIQKMAQIAKQYNATLIHFSTDYVFNGTATTAYLPSQETDPINVYGASKLAGEKAITQIGCNHYIFRISWLYAAHGKNFFKWVAGTDMKELSIVDSQTGSPTSALDLADFIKHLIQNDPKNYGIYHFTNQGAMTWFDFATAINKKLELGKKIHPVAEFKTAAKRPAYSVMDCSSLQNIFDYTIPSIEEGLDRVLGQYNS; via the coding sequence TTGAAAATTCTTATTACCGGTGCAAACGGAATGTTAGGAACTGCTGTAAAAGCAGTTCTGCAGGATCAAGAATTATTTTGTTTTTCTAGTAAAGACCTTGATATTACCTGTAGTTTTCAATTGGATCAGAAAATTAAACATTTACGTCCAGATTATATCATTAATTGTGCAGCATACACAGCCGTAGATCTCGCTGAAAACGAACAAGATAAAGCCTATAAAATCAATGCGCTAGCTATCCAAAAGATGGCTCAAATTGCAAAACAATACAACGCAACATTAATACATTTTTCTACTGATTATGTTTTTAATGGTACCGCTACCACAGCTTACTTGCCATCACAAGAAACAGATCCTATCAATGTGTATGGGGCGAGTAAACTTGCTGGAGAAAAGGCCATTACTCAAATAGGCTGTAATCACTATATCTTTAGGATTTCCTGGTTGTACGCAGCACACGGCAAGAATTTCTTTAAATGGGTTGCTGGAACAGATATGAAAGAACTGAGCATCGTTGATTCCCAAACGGGTTCTCCTACCAGTGCATTAGATCTTGCTGATTTTATAAAACACCTGATTCAAAATGATCCTAAAAATTATGGGATCTATCATTTTACCAATCAAGGAGCAATGACCTGGTTTGATTTTGCTACTGCAATTAATAAAAAGTTAGAATTAGGTAAAAAAATCCATCCAGTAGCCGAGTTTAAAACCGCTGCCAAACGCCCTGCTTATAGTGTGATGGACTGTAGTAGTCTTCAAAATATTTTTGATTATACGATTCCTTCTATTGAAGAAGGATTAGACAGGGTTTTGGGGCAATACAATTCCTAA
- the rfbC gene encoding dTDP-4-dehydrorhamnose 3,5-epimerase, whose product MKIIDTPLLDCKIIEPAVFKDARGKFCIAYDSFAFAKVLPQQAPFITINESTSSYGVLRGLHMQKEDAGQAKLVRCIQGRILDVAVDFRPESPTYLQHFTLELSGDNHKQLLVPRGFLHGFSVLSETAIVNYQIDNTYQPEMEVGLRYDDPKLNIDWQLPKEDIILSEKDEKLEILH is encoded by the coding sequence ATGAAAATAATTGATACACCGCTTTTAGATTGTAAGATTATCGAGCCAGCTGTTTTTAAAGATGCTCGTGGTAAATTCTGTATCGCTTATGACAGTTTCGCTTTTGCAAAAGTTTTACCTCAACAAGCACCTTTTATTACTATTAACGAAAGCACCTCTTCTTACGGCGTGTTAAGAGGCTTACACATGCAAAAAGAGGATGCTGGGCAAGCTAAGCTGGTCAGATGTATACAAGGTCGTATACTGGACGTTGCAGTAGATTTTAGACCAGAATCACCTACGTACTTACAGCATTTTACATTAGAGTTATCAGGGGATAACCACAAACAATTACTTGTTCCTAGAGGTTTTCTACACGGCTTCTCTGTACTTTCAGAAACGGCCATAGTGAATTATCAAATAGACAATACCTATCAACCAGAAATGGAAGTGGGCCTGAGGTACGACGATCCAAAATTAAACATAGACTGGCAACTGCCTAAAGAAGATATTATCCTTTCTGAAAAAGATGAGAAATTAGAGATTCTCCATTAA
- a CDS encoding DUF6909 family protein gives MPIINVEPRTRAQESTNAIERMYITMRHLFNRGFYKPMGVSGESLRESLLTLRPEIYGSIAEEKIELKGLLYVMDRLPVGIEECTYINLTSDEGYEGSHFKAIIPKKRRRNCYRIDGQQMNIEVTRGRSEIYDILTHLTFLMIESHKIMKQVIVGDNGNTTRDWKSLETAVSKKKLTQEEKEVAITHVANILGRTFDEVTSVYADFATAGNPNRFLSIIYHLGRLAKQEVLDEEKRLVTFSPVLRERLGHHIHGDAWALRIKKHLIEKGLFERPLHIISANLHSVMNSLYGPKALASQVAKKSRMEIFADLSNDSGKKNRDLIKKHALSNGMTELKDRSGTNIDVQIFDLATCEFEKVGFCDARFRESENDTKPVLIVMDYAFGEQAYETMDELLKPFKDEQGKTHQMNVQSINVMGKAGILEGDKGDIMVPDAHVFEGTADNYPFKNRLSKKDLESDDIKVVTGSMVTVLGTSLQNKDLLDFFYNSSWQVIGLEMEGAHYQKAIQAASRVRRSIRKKVKVRYAYYASDNPLKTGHTLASGGLGLIGVKPVYVITEKILEQIIESSIKVEQQQEEEKES, from the coding sequence ATGCCCATAATTAACGTAGAACCTCGCACCAGAGCTCAAGAAAGTACTAATGCCATAGAGCGCATGTATATCACCATGCGACATCTTTTTAATAGAGGCTTTTATAAACCTATGGGAGTGAGTGGTGAATCTTTAAGAGAATCTTTACTCACATTAAGACCAGAAATCTACGGCTCCATTGCCGAGGAGAAGATAGAATTAAAGGGACTGCTTTACGTCATGGACCGACTTCCAGTAGGCATAGAGGAATGCACATATATCAATCTTACTAGTGATGAAGGTTACGAAGGATCTCACTTTAAGGCGATTATTCCTAAAAAAAGAAGACGTAATTGTTACCGTATTGATGGGCAGCAAATGAATATTGAGGTGACTCGTGGAAGATCTGAAATCTATGATATTCTAACCCACCTTACTTTTTTGATGATAGAATCTCATAAGATCATGAAACAGGTGATCGTGGGTGATAATGGAAATACCACAAGAGATTGGAAAAGTCTAGAAACAGCTGTTTCAAAGAAAAAACTGACTCAAGAAGAGAAAGAAGTAGCTATTACCCATGTAGCAAATATTTTAGGCCGCACTTTTGATGAGGTTACTTCTGTTTATGCAGATTTTGCTACCGCAGGAAATCCTAATAGATTTTTAAGCATCATCTATCATCTAGGCAGACTGGCAAAACAAGAAGTCCTCGATGAAGAAAAACGTCTCGTGACCTTTTCTCCAGTATTAAGAGAGCGATTAGGGCATCACATTCACGGTGATGCTTGGGCATTGCGGATTAAAAAACACTTGATTGAAAAAGGACTTTTTGAAAGACCCTTGCACATTATAAGCGCTAACCTACACAGTGTAATGAATTCGCTTTATGGCCCTAAAGCCTTGGCTTCCCAAGTGGCAAAGAAAAGCCGTATGGAAATCTTTGCAGATTTGAGCAACGATAGTGGGAAGAAAAACCGCGACTTGATCAAGAAACATGCATTATCCAACGGAATGACAGAGCTTAAGGATAGAAGCGGTACCAATATAGACGTACAGATTTTTGATCTCGCAACTTGCGAATTTGAAAAAGTAGGCTTTTGCGATGCACGCTTTCGCGAAAGCGAGAACGACACAAAACCCGTTCTTATCGTCATGGATTATGCTTTTGGTGAGCAGGCTTATGAAACTATGGACGAGTTGCTCAAACCTTTCAAAGACGAGCAAGGAAAAACGCACCAGATGAATGTTCAATCCATCAATGTCATGGGTAAAGCAGGAATTCTGGAAGGCGATAAAGGCGACATTATGGTGCCAGATGCGCATGTTTTTGAAGGTACAGCAGATAATTATCCGTTTAAAAACAGACTTTCTAAAAAAGACCTTGAGAGCGATGATATCAAAGTCGTTACCGGTTCTATGGTAACCGTTTTGGGAACTTCGCTACAAAATAAAGACTTGTTAGATTTTTTCTATAATTCCAGTTGGCAAGTGATCGGGCTAGAAATGGAAGGTGCTCATTATCAAAAAGCCATACAGGCAGCATCTCGTGTAAGACGTAGCATACGTAAAAAAGTAAAAGTGCGGTATGCCTATTATGCAAGTGACAACCCATTAAAAACAGGACATACCTTGGCCAGCGGTGGTTTGGGATTGATAGGTGTTAAACCTGTTTATGTCATTACAGAGAAAATACTGGAACAAATCATTGAAAGTAGTATCAAAGTAGAACAGCAACAAGAGGAAGAAAAAGAGTCATAA
- a CDS encoding diacylglycerol/lipid kinase family protein codes for MIKIAFLVNPISGKNGNKLEFKQINAFFDRDKYDIEIRYSSSKSDLERLTKECIHKGCDIIVASGGDGTVNTIAKFLIDSNIKLAILPRGSGNGLASHLGLPSSIKQLCISIKEAKTVPIDCGEVNGNYFFSNFALGYPADVIYRYDKDIKRGLSTYAAHSLKSFFSKKKDEIILENVGRPKYCVLVSNTKYLGYNLSLTPKAEIDNGLLEIISANSRRDLAIKMIGSILFKKNFASSVSEVVLKSNDTCLVQIDGEPILMASPFHITVKKNCLKIIV; via the coding sequence GTGATTAAAATCGCCTTTTTAGTAAATCCTATTTCTGGTAAAAACGGAAATAAACTAGAGTTCAAGCAAATTAATGCATTCTTTGATCGAGATAAGTATGACATTGAAATACGGTACTCTTCTTCTAAAAGCGATTTAGAAAGGTTGACAAAAGAATGTATTCATAAAGGTTGCGATATTATCGTCGCTTCTGGAGGTGACGGTACTGTAAATACAATTGCAAAATTCCTTATCGATTCAAATATTAAATTAGCCATACTTCCTAGAGGATCTGGTAACGGCCTTGCAAGTCATTTGGGTCTTCCAAGTTCTATAAAACAATTGTGTATCTCTATAAAAGAGGCTAAGACCGTTCCTATAGATTGTGGAGAAGTAAATGGAAATTATTTTTTCTCCAACTTTGCTCTAGGCTATCCAGCTGATGTGATATACCGATATGATAAAGATATTAAAAGGGGGCTCTCTACTTATGCCGCGCACAGTTTGAAATCATTTTTTAGTAAAAAGAAAGACGAGATCATCTTAGAAAATGTTGGTCGTCCAAAATATTGTGTACTTGTTTCTAACACAAAATATTTAGGCTATAATTTATCCCTTACGCCTAAAGCAGAGATCGATAACGGTTTGTTAGAAATAATTTCAGCAAATTCAAGAAGAGACCTTGCCATAAAAATGATTGGTTCTATTCTTTTCAAGAAGAATTTTGCCAGTTCCGTAAGTGAAGTTGTATTAAAAAGCAATGATACTTGTCTAGTACAGATTGACGGGGAGCCTATTCTAATGGCATCTCCATTTCATATTACTGTCAAGAAAAATTGTCTTAAAATTATTGTGTAG
- a CDS encoding sulfatase-like hydrolase/transferase — MPIKDLSFIKKQDVVAQPGKNIIFISLESFELGFIKERKDLTPNLNKLVDTGSLYEMEPTTGGDWISASVYMAITGLPASFGLEGNDVFQGAKDFYLSTLGDVLKTAGYQMTYLIANKHFSGINDMLETFVFEVKSEIDFETSYERIPWGLHDKDLFEEIKKGIVLKDKQDKPFALFASTVSTHFPNGLYDKRMEGIIEKKNSDLEFMIASVDQYVGDLMAFLKKEKLLEDTAVIIVPDHLFMAKHEVVSQLDQRSLLVLTSEKNKQWNQEALQQISMPRTILNLASINTNATFLCDFIEGNKNQFIDSNEEKRRDLNLAALKTFDLKQVFEIVIIDDSILIIDLEEQTTIEIFEISKDSTHVFKIILDDKYRLRSSEDVFPLDLKNSVSSPSTLHIIYEDGKLSSFLSDPDGIVSYKKGSKITYDSIDVQSKFSKYEVGKEIDDKLLQKEEAMLVIKSASFNSKKRSWIKCNEDQIWLDRGINLVKLDITGTMVNLNYDTYLHPEVIDDLIKQIELSRQSKSTFFLIVHYTAGENFKDYKDQLAQLNLEKLIDLKSRQAYLAKLDKEKTEEFISDFIVEKQFTVPYKKPVAQKNKEEAIALFSKDVDRFIAHAGGAVQGNSYTNSLEALNASYKKGFRLFELDIIKTSDGEFVAAHDWNIWQEQTGYQGITPVSLEVFNSYKILKDYNSLDMQAINTWFSSHKDALLITDKTRDIEQFANSFIDYKRLRMEIFTFPDVLIANALGVEPMLSENRLNNLKDKTLEYIKEHHIKYIVFSRASISKNRKLEPLN, encoded by the coding sequence TTGCCCATCAAGGATTTATCTTTTATTAAGAAACAAGATGTTGTTGCGCAACCAGGTAAAAACATTATTTTTATTTCCTTAGAGTCCTTTGAGTTAGGCTTTATTAAAGAAAGAAAAGATCTTACACCTAATTTAAATAAGCTCGTAGATACAGGCTCTCTTTATGAGATGGAACCTACTACCGGTGGGGACTGGATAAGTGCATCAGTATATATGGCTATTACTGGCTTACCTGCTTCTTTTGGATTAGAGGGTAATGATGTTTTTCAAGGAGCAAAAGACTTTTATTTATCAACTCTAGGAGATGTTTTAAAAACGGCGGGTTATCAAATGACCTACCTTATAGCTAACAAACATTTTTCTGGAATCAACGACATGTTGGAGACTTTCGTTTTTGAAGTAAAATCAGAAATTGATTTTGAGACCTCTTATGAGAGAATTCCTTGGGGATTACATGACAAGGATTTATTTGAGGAAATTAAAAAGGGAATTGTCCTGAAAGACAAGCAAGACAAGCCATTTGCACTATTTGCTAGTACAGTTTCCACCCACTTCCCTAATGGTTTGTATGACAAACGTATGGAAGGAATTATTGAAAAAAAGAACTCCGATCTTGAATTTATGATTGCTTCCGTAGATCAGTATGTTGGTGATTTAATGGCGTTTCTTAAAAAAGAAAAACTGTTAGAAGATACTGCAGTTATAATTGTTCCGGACCATCTTTTTATGGCAAAACATGAAGTGGTGAGTCAATTGGATCAAAGAAGTTTATTAGTCCTAACTTCTGAAAAAAACAAGCAGTGGAATCAAGAAGCACTTCAGCAAATATCCATGCCGAGAACTATTCTAAATCTAGCGTCTATAAATACTAACGCGACTTTTCTCTGTGACTTTATTGAAGGAAACAAAAATCAATTTATCGATTCTAATGAAGAAAAACGGAGAGATTTAAACCTAGCAGCGTTGAAGACTTTTGATTTAAAACAAGTTTTTGAAATAGTGATAATTGATGATTCTATTTTGATTATAGACCTAGAGGAGCAGACAACTATAGAAATCTTTGAAATTTCAAAGGATTCCACTCATGTATTTAAAATCATCTTAGATGATAAATACAGGTTGCGCTCCTCTGAGGATGTTTTTCCTTTAGACTTAAAGAATAGTGTTAGCTCCCCTTCTACGCTTCATATAATATATGAAGATGGTAAACTTTCTTCTTTTCTATCTGACCCTGATGGAATAGTATCTTATAAAAAGGGTTCTAAAATCACTTACGATTCTATTGACGTACAAAGCAAGTTTAGTAAGTATGAAGTTGGCAAAGAAATCGATGACAAGTTGTTACAAAAAGAGGAAGCTATGTTGGTAATAAAAAGCGCTAGTTTTAACTCTAAAAAACGAAGCTGGATCAAATGTAATGAAGATCAAATCTGGCTAGATAGAGGTATCAACCTTGTAAAGTTAGATATTACAGGGACTATGGTGAATCTTAATTATGATACGTATTTGCACCCAGAGGTTATTGACGACCTCATTAAGCAAATAGAATTATCAAGGCAAAGTAAAAGTACTTTCTTTCTTATAGTTCACTATACAGCAGGGGAAAATTTTAAAGATTATAAAGATCAGTTAGCCCAACTGAACCTTGAAAAGTTGATAGATCTCAAGAGTAGGCAGGCCTATTTGGCAAAGCTAGATAAGGAGAAGACAGAAGAATTTATAAGCGACTTTATAGTGGAAAAACAATTCACTGTTCCCTACAAAAAACCAGTGGCTCAAAAAAACAAGGAGGAGGCCATTGCCCTATTTTCTAAAGATGTGGATCGGTTTATTGCACATGCTGGAGGGGCAGTTCAAGGAAACAGCTATACAAATTCATTAGAAGCATTAAACGCTAGTTATAAAAAGGGATTCCGGCTTTTTGAGTTAGATATTATAAAAACTTCTGATGGCGAGTTTGTCGCAGCTCATGATTGGAATATATGGCAAGAGCAAACCGGTTATCAAGGAATCACTCCCGTATCCCTTGAGGTTTTTAACAGTTACAAGATCTTAAAAGATTACAACTCTTTAGACATGCAAGCTATTAACACATGGTTCAGCTCTCATAAAGATGCCTTGTTAATAACTGATAAAACCAGAGATATAGAACAGTTTGCAAATAGCTTTATAGATTACAAGCGTCTGAGAATGGAAATCTTTACTTTTCCTGACGTTCTTATAGCAAATGCTCTAGGAGTAGAACCTATGTTGTCAGAAAACCGTTTAAATAATTTAAAAGATAAAACACTAGAATACATCAAAGAACACCATATTAAGTACATCGTTTTTTCTAGAGCCTCCATTAGTAAAAACAGAAAGTTAGAGCCATTAAATTAA